A single genomic interval of Zobellia nedashkovskayae harbors:
- a CDS encoding CRTAC1 family protein: MRKKFYSFLLLNFITFISCLGQTAFTDITEAAGINHQFQVYEGTFGGGATVFDFNNDGFEDVFITSGTKPDVLYFNNGDGTFKNIYENSGLEASKNYVTQGAVSADINRDGFRDLFITTINTTDSTNIIPRAENLLFLNNGNSTFRNATSEYQLSELNSFSTGPSFGDINADGYPDLFVGNYFQEFKGELGVLKDATIVSANQTSKSYLLLNKNGKTFENVYEDYNLGHKGFGFGGVFTDYDNDGNQDLLVNQDFGYKAVPNFLYKNLYPEKSFLDVSEEKGMDLKENAMGSSVGDFNGDGLLDYYVTNIKFNLLMQNQGEGKPFIDKAKELGTYNLAISWGANFADFDHDGDLDLFVSNGDLNPNCTPMGNFYFENENAAFTEKGRSKGLNDYGIGRGSVVFDIENDGDLDLLVVNQKPTLEYPTPSRTKLYRNDFATGNWLKVVLKGVNAEKNGIGSRVEIVANGQRMIREIDGGGSSHLSQNSLIAHFGLSSTTKVDSVIVTWVGGEKQVLLDQKVNQQITITEIPVEKKQSYWLIGIVATGICLSVLLIYRRKSVIK, translated from the coding sequence ATGAGAAAAAAGTTTTATTCTTTCTTACTTCTTAATTTTATAACCTTCATTTCTTGTTTAGGTCAAACAGCTTTTACGGACATTACTGAAGCAGCTGGAATTAATCATCAATTTCAAGTTTATGAAGGAACATTTGGTGGAGGCGCCACTGTTTTTGATTTTAATAATGACGGTTTTGAAGATGTATTTATAACCAGCGGCACAAAACCAGACGTACTATACTTCAACAACGGAGATGGTACATTTAAAAATATTTATGAGAATTCAGGTTTAGAGGCTAGTAAAAACTATGTTACTCAAGGCGCGGTTAGTGCAGATATAAACCGTGATGGATTTCGCGATCTTTTCATCACAACAATCAATACAACTGACAGTACGAATATTATTCCTAGGGCGGAAAATTTGCTTTTCCTTAATAACGGCAACTCAACTTTTAGAAATGCCACATCAGAATATCAACTAAGTGAATTAAACTCCTTCAGTACAGGCCCAAGTTTTGGAGATATAAATGCTGACGGATATCCTGACCTTTTTGTTGGTAATTATTTCCAAGAGTTTAAGGGCGAACTTGGAGTTTTAAAAGACGCTACCATAGTAAGTGCAAACCAGACATCAAAAAGCTACCTACTACTGAACAAGAATGGAAAAACATTTGAAAACGTTTACGAAGATTATAACCTAGGCCATAAGGGTTTTGGTTTTGGTGGAGTTTTTACAGATTATGATAACGATGGTAACCAAGATTTACTGGTCAATCAAGATTTTGGTTATAAGGCTGTTCCTAATTTTCTATATAAGAACTTATATCCTGAGAAATCATTCCTAGATGTTAGCGAAGAAAAGGGTATGGATCTAAAGGAGAACGCTATGGGTTCCTCTGTTGGAGATTTTAATGGTGATGGACTATTGGATTATTACGTCACGAACATAAAATTCAACCTTTTAATGCAAAACCAAGGTGAAGGAAAGCCTTTTATAGATAAGGCCAAGGAATTGGGAACCTATAATCTAGCCATAAGCTGGGGAGCAAACTTCGCAGATTTTGACCATGACGGAGATTTAGACCTTTTTGTTTCAAATGGAGATTTGAACCCTAATTGCACACCCATGGGCAACTTTTATTTTGAGAATGAAAATGCTGCTTTTACCGAAAAAGGAAGGTCAAAAGGTTTAAACGACTATGGTATAGGCCGAGGCTCTGTAGTTTTTGATATAGAAAATGATGGCGATCTAGATTTATTAGTTGTAAATCAAAAACCAACTTTAGAATACCCAACTCCGTCAAGAACTAAATTGTACAGAAATGATTTTGCAACTGGAAACTGGCTGAAAGTAGTATTAAAGGGAGTGAATGCCGAAAAAAACGGTATTGGGTCTAGAGTTGAAATAGTGGCCAATGGCCAACGTATGATACGTGAAATTGACGGTGGAGGATCCAGCCACCTGTCTCAAAACTCACTCATAGCCCATTTTGGGCTCTCCAGCACCACAAAAGTGGATTCGGTAATAGTTACTTGGGTAGGCGGGGAAAAGCAAGTTTTACTTGACCAAAAAGTCAATCAACAAATAACTATAACTGAAATTCCAGTAGAAAAAAAACAATCCTATTGGTTGATTGGTATTGTAGCAACTGGCATCTGCTTATCAGTTCTTTTAATCTATCGCAGAAAATCAGTAATTAAATAG
- a CDS encoding efflux RND transporter periplasmic adaptor subunit → MKKILYLATAALLFSACGGKEASVSDIIAQGDLESIRAKKTELSERQKAIEAELHQLDSVIATKNNDEKLPLVTTVTAKEAKFDHFLELQGNVMTKQNVLVYPEMSGTLQRVYVKEGQKVSAGQLLASIDDGGRSSQLSQLKTQAELSKTTFERRKRLWEQKIGSEIEYLSAKTNYEAAEASIKQAQSQLGKSTIRAPFAGIIDNVIKDQGTVVSPGPGSEVFRIVNLSDMYIEVDVPETYLGGITVGKEAKVYFPVLGDTVITKVRQTGNFINPSNRAFTVEIPVPNKKGNIKPNLTAKVNINDYTSNEAIVIPQSIISENAEGDQYVFIAELDGEKNEAVLKKSIIKTGKTQGIFIEVLSGINDGDYIIEEGARSVKDGQKVKILNDQTNEQ, encoded by the coding sequence ATGAAAAAAATACTATACTTAGCAACTGCCGCCTTACTTTTTTCCGCTTGCGGCGGGAAGGAAGCCTCTGTTAGCGATATCATTGCACAAGGTGATTTAGAAAGTATTCGAGCCAAAAAGACCGAGCTTTCAGAAAGACAAAAAGCTATAGAAGCAGAGCTTCATCAGCTAGATTCTGTTATTGCCACCAAGAACAATGATGAAAAACTTCCGCTAGTTACTACGGTAACTGCCAAAGAAGCCAAGTTTGATCACTTCTTAGAACTTCAAGGAAACGTTATGACCAAACAGAACGTTCTTGTTTACCCGGAAATGTCCGGTACTTTACAACGTGTTTACGTAAAAGAAGGCCAAAAAGTAAGTGCTGGTCAGCTATTGGCATCTATAGATGACGGCGGCCGTAGCAGTCAATTATCTCAGTTAAAAACACAGGCAGAACTGAGTAAAACTACTTTTGAGCGCAGAAAACGTTTGTGGGAACAAAAAATAGGTTCAGAAATAGAATATTTGTCAGCTAAAACTAATTACGAAGCCGCTGAAGCTTCTATTAAGCAAGCACAAAGTCAATTAGGAAAATCAACTATTAGAGCACCATTTGCTGGTATTATTGATAATGTGATTAAGGACCAAGGTACTGTAGTTTCTCCAGGACCAGGCTCTGAAGTTTTTCGTATCGTAAACCTTTCAGACATGTATATTGAAGTAGATGTTCCTGAAACTTATTTAGGTGGCATTACAGTAGGTAAAGAAGCTAAAGTATATTTTCCTGTACTTGGAGACACCGTCATTACTAAAGTAAGACAGACTGGCAACTTTATCAACCCTAGCAACAGAGCCTTTACTGTAGAAATTCCCGTTCCTAATAAGAAAGGAAATATTAAGCCCAACCTAACGGCAAAGGTTAACATTAACGACTACACAAGCAATGAGGCAATTGTTATTCCACAGAGCATTATCTCAGAAAATGCAGAAGGTGACCAATACGTATTCATAGCGGAACTAGATGGAGAAAAAAATGAAGCGGTATTAAAGAAAAGCATCATTAAAACAGGTAAAACGCAAGGAATTTTTATTGAAGTTCTATCTGGTATTAACGATGGTGATTATATTATTGAAGAAGGCGCAAGAAGCGTTAAAGATGGCCAGAAGGTAAAAATTCTAAACGACCAGACCAATGAGCAGTAA
- a CDS encoding efflux RND transporter permease subunit has protein sequence MSSKQQKNASKEFGLSSWAIDNPSVIYVMIAIFLWLGLSSYFAMPREDFPEIVETKIYISTIYPGNTAEDVERLLTDPLEDRLKNVSNVVEVTSTSQEDYSIITVEFDEELTVEQAKQKVKDEVDSEKASEDWPTFNNAKVEPNVFDLNLSESFPIMNVNFTGDYPVEKLKEFAEYMQDEIEDLPEVKEVNIRGAQEKEVEIAVDVYKMMASKVSFQDVISAIGNGNSTMSAGNILSGGQRRTIRILGEVKDPKELKDFVVKSENGAVYLKDIAEVTFSEEEKTTFAREFGTSVVMLDIKKRSGKNMIEATTKVREIVKKEQENYFPADLNITIANDSSGRTLNQVDDLVNNIIFGIILVVTVLMFFLGFRNALFVGFAIPMSMFMSFMILNNLGYTLNTMILFGMIMGLGMMVDNGIVVVENVYRLMSEGMSRTEAAKKGIGEIAFPIIISTLTTVAAFVPLGLWPGIFGQFMIYFPITLSVVLGSSLFVAIFMNSMLVSQFMEIGEKELTVKSLIRISAILCGSGIFILIFGGTMSGLGSVMILTAVMFWVYKYALKKWAISFQNGAMVSFENWYERRIAHSLRGKNVYWYFGITFLLLIAVFMAFGASLGSGRTKVEFFPDNKPNEIYAYIEYPQGTAIEKTNKLTKEIEERVFAVVNQDKYTDGDFNYLVESAVSQVGEGAGNPQTDGGSAAEMPHRGKVTVSMREYKYRDGRDTEILRGEIQEALTGIYPGVAISVEKDSNGPPAGYPINIELEGKDYTELISAAEDVRNFINTKNIAGIEELKIDVNKSKPSMQVVVDREKAGELGVSVGQVGLQLRRSLFGEKAGVYKLDGDDYDINVRFNEDIRYNKNALFNQNIIFRDPANGQIKEIPVSAVAKQKNSSGFSAIKHKDKARVVTIYSQLKPGFSDAGAIVAEIQKEMENFKQLPTDVKIDFTGQIEEQNKQMQFLVGAFFSGLGLIMLILIFQFGGISKPLIIMIAIFLSFIGVFGGLMITGWSFVIMMTMMGIISLAGIVVNNGVVLLDYTQILIDRKKVELGLNDKDLISLEEVTEIITTGGRARLRPVILTAITTVLGLIPLAIGLNIDFFSLFSEFDPKIYMGGDNVVFWGPLAWTVIFGLIVATFLTLIIVPVLFNITYRIKIAVWGRKKERPGTTEKSLEASV, from the coding sequence ATGAGCAGTAAACAGCAAAAAAACGCTAGTAAAGAGTTTGGCCTATCATCTTGGGCTATAGACAATCCCTCGGTAATCTATGTAATGATCGCTATATTTTTATGGCTTGGGCTATCGTCTTACTTTGCCATGCCTAGGGAGGATTTCCCAGAGATTGTTGAGACTAAAATATACATTAGCACCATATATCCAGGTAACACTGCGGAAGATGTAGAACGTCTACTTACAGACCCGCTAGAAGATCGTTTAAAGAATGTGAGCAATGTGGTAGAAGTAACCTCAACTTCGCAAGAAGATTATTCAATTATTACAGTTGAATTTGATGAGGAACTAACCGTAGAACAAGCTAAACAAAAGGTAAAAGATGAGGTAGACAGCGAAAAGGCTAGTGAAGACTGGCCTACTTTTAATAATGCAAAGGTTGAACCCAACGTTTTTGACCTGAACCTTTCTGAGTCGTTCCCGATTATGAACGTGAATTTTACCGGAGATTATCCTGTAGAGAAGTTGAAAGAGTTTGCAGAATACATGCAAGATGAAATTGAAGACCTTCCGGAAGTTAAGGAAGTAAACATTCGTGGTGCACAGGAAAAAGAGGTAGAAATTGCTGTAGACGTCTATAAAATGATGGCTTCAAAGGTCAGTTTTCAAGATGTAATAAGTGCTATAGGAAATGGCAATTCTACCATGTCCGCAGGTAATATTCTTTCTGGTGGTCAACGGCGTACCATTCGTATTCTAGGTGAAGTAAAGGACCCTAAGGAATTAAAAGATTTTGTAGTAAAATCCGAAAATGGAGCAGTCTATCTAAAAGATATTGCCGAGGTTACTTTCTCAGAAGAGGAAAAAACCACTTTTGCGCGTGAATTTGGTACAAGCGTTGTGATGCTTGATATCAAAAAACGTTCTGGAAAGAATATGATCGAAGCAACCACCAAGGTTAGGGAGATTGTAAAAAAGGAACAAGAAAACTATTTCCCTGCAGATTTAAACATCACTATTGCCAATGATTCTTCCGGCAGAACCCTTAACCAAGTAGATGACCTTGTAAACAACATTATCTTTGGTATCATCTTGGTGGTTACAGTTCTTATGTTCTTTCTAGGATTTAGAAATGCCCTTTTTGTTGGCTTTGCCATACCTATGTCTATGTTCATGTCCTTTATGATATTGAATAATTTGGGCTACACATTAAACACCATGATTTTGTTCGGGATGATTATGGGTCTGGGTATGATGGTAGACAACGGTATTGTTGTTGTTGAGAATGTGTACCGGTTGATGAGCGAAGGGATGTCTCGTACCGAAGCCGCTAAAAAAGGTATTGGTGAGATTGCCTTTCCTATTATTATATCAACTTTGACTACAGTGGCAGCATTTGTACCATTGGGCCTATGGCCAGGTATTTTTGGACAATTCATGATTTATTTCCCAATAACCTTATCCGTAGTACTTGGTTCATCACTTTTCGTGGCAATATTCATGAACTCTATGTTGGTTTCACAGTTCATGGAAATTGGTGAAAAAGAACTTACCGTAAAATCTTTAATCCGTATTAGTGCCATATTATGTGGATCCGGGATTTTTATATTGATTTTTGGTGGAACGATGAGCGGTTTAGGATCGGTTATGATCTTAACTGCAGTTATGTTCTGGGTATATAAGTACGCCTTGAAAAAATGGGCTATCAGCTTTCAAAATGGGGCTATGGTAAGTTTTGAAAATTGGTATGAAAGACGGATTGCTCATTCTCTAAGAGGCAAGAATGTCTATTGGTATTTTGGAATTACTTTCCTTCTTTTGATTGCCGTATTTATGGCATTTGGAGCATCTTTAGGAAGTGGGCGGACAAAAGTAGAATTCTTTCCTGATAACAAACCAAATGAGATATATGCCTACATAGAATACCCTCAGGGTACGGCTATTGAAAAAACCAATAAGCTTACTAAGGAAATTGAAGAAAGGGTTTTTGCCGTTGTTAATCAAGATAAATACACCGATGGCGATTTTAACTATTTAGTTGAATCTGCAGTATCTCAGGTAGGCGAAGGAGCAGGAAACCCACAAACAGACGGTGGTTCTGCAGCAGAAATGCCGCATCGTGGAAAAGTAACCGTATCTATGCGCGAGTATAAGTATAGAGATGGTCGTGATACGGAGATACTTCGTGGCGAAATACAAGAGGCACTTACCGGTATTTATCCTGGGGTAGCTATTTCGGTAGAAAAAGATTCTAACGGACCACCGGCGGGATACCCAATCAACATTGAGTTAGAAGGAAAAGATTATACAGAATTGATCAGTGCTGCCGAGGACGTTCGAAACTTCATCAACACCAAGAACATTGCTGGTATTGAAGAGTTGAAAATTGATGTAAACAAGAGCAAACCATCAATGCAGGTTGTGGTTGACAGAGAGAAAGCTGGTGAACTTGGTGTTTCTGTAGGTCAAGTGGGACTTCAATTAAGACGTTCATTGTTTGGTGAAAAAGCAGGTGTTTACAAGCTTGATGGTGATGATTATGACATAAATGTGCGTTTTAATGAAGATATTAGATATAATAAAAATGCTCTTTTCAATCAGAATATTATTTTTAGAGACCCAGCAAATGGTCAGATAAAAGAGATTCCTGTTTCGGCGGTAGCCAAACAAAAAAACTCTTCTGGTTTTAGCGCCATAAAGCATAAGGACAAAGCAAGGGTGGTTACCATATACTCTCAACTAAAACCTGGTTTTAGTGACGCAGGTGCTATTGTAGCAGAGATTCAGAAAGAAATGGAGAATTTTAAGCAGCTTCCTACCGATGTAAAAATTGACTTTACCGGACAAATCGAAGAGCAGAATAAGCAAATGCAATTCTTAGTTGGTGCATTTTTCTCTGGACTTGGTTTAATTATGTTGATATTGATTTTCCAATTTGGAGGTATCTCCAAGCCACTTATTATTATGATTGCTATCTTTTTAAGCTTCATTGGTGTTTTTGGTGGATTGATGATTACCGGATGGTCTTTTGTAATTATGATGACCATGATGGGTATTATTTCACTTGCTGGTATTGTGGTGAATAATGGAGTGGTACTATTAGATTATACCCAAATACTTATTGACCGAAAGAAAGTAGAATTGGGCCTTAATGACAAAGACCTTATTTCATTGGAAGAAGTAACCGAAATTATCACTACCGGTGGTAGAGCTAGATTACGCCCTGTAATTCTTACGGCAATAACCACTGTTTTAGGGCTTATTCCGTTGGCAATTGGTCTTAATATTGATTTCTTCTCATTGTTCTCTGAATTTGACCCAAAAATCTATATGGGAGGTGACAATGTTGTTTTCTGGGGACCATTAGCATGGACGGTTATTTTTGGATTGATTGTAGCAACCTTTTTAACTTTGATTATTGTACCGGTATTATTCAACATTACCTACAGAATAAAGATTGCTGTTTGGGGAAGAAAAAAGGAACGACCCGGAACTACAGAAAAAAGTTTAGAAGCATCAGTTTAA
- a CDS encoding polyprenyl synthetase family protein — MHSIEFYRSEFISFLEQQATKKEPKNLYDPINYILGLGGKRLRPVLTLLSAEIFETDYKMALDAALAVETFHNFSLVHDDIMDDAPLRRGKTTVHEKWDINTGILSGDAMLITAYQLFENYDGETFKNLAKLFSKTALEVCEGQQYDIDFEERDDVTLPEYLKMIEYKTAVLVAAALQMGAIIAKASEKEQSDIYNFGLNLGLAFQLQDDYLDAFGDPETFGKQVGGDIIENKKTYLYINAIKLGSSEQKKELLDMYSIQPKDPSAKIETIKEIFVKSGSAEHTQKAIEDYTQRAFKLLETLDISADKKELLQEFGEGLMRRRV, encoded by the coding sequence ATGCATTCCATAGAATTTTACCGTTCAGAGTTTATTTCATTTTTAGAACAACAGGCAACTAAAAAGGAGCCTAAGAATCTTTACGACCCTATAAACTATATTTTAGGGTTAGGAGGTAAACGACTACGACCAGTTCTTACGCTACTATCTGCCGAAATATTTGAAACCGATTATAAAATGGCGTTAGATGCTGCCTTAGCGGTAGAGACTTTTCATAATTTTTCATTAGTTCATGATGACATTATGGATGATGCTCCTTTACGTAGGGGGAAAACAACAGTTCATGAAAAGTGGGATATCAATACAGGTATCCTTTCAGGAGATGCTATGCTAATTACCGCCTATCAGTTATTTGAAAACTATGATGGGGAAACGTTCAAAAACTTGGCGAAACTTTTTAGTAAAACCGCTTTGGAAGTTTGTGAAGGTCAGCAATACGACATCGATTTTGAAGAAAGAGATGATGTTACTTTGCCGGAGTACCTTAAGATGATAGAGTATAAAACGGCTGTACTCGTAGCCGCAGCTTTGCAAATGGGAGCGATAATCGCCAAAGCATCAGAAAAAGAACAAAGTGATATCTATAATTTCGGGTTGAATTTAGGTTTAGCTTTTCAGTTGCAAGATGATTATTTAGATGCTTTTGGTGATCCAGAAACTTTTGGAAAACAAGTTGGCGGGGATATTATTGAGAACAAAAAAACGTATTTGTACATAAATGCCATAAAATTGGGCTCATCTGAACAGAAAAAGGAATTATTGGATATGTATTCTATTCAGCCGAAAGACCCATCTGCAAAAATAGAAACGATAAAAGAAATTTTTGTAAAAAGTGGTTCTGCAGAACACACCCAAAAAGCTATAGAAGACTATACCCAACGTGCTTTTAAACTTCTTGAAACTCTAGATATTTCAGCAGATAAAAAGGAACTCTTGCAAGAGTTTGGAGAAGGGCTTATGCGTAGAAGGGTTTAA
- a CDS encoding TetR/AcrR family transcriptional regulator: MKEKILAKATDMFLNLGFKSVTMDDLANEMGISKKTIYTHYANKTALVQECTGNLFCEISQGINQICALHKDPIEELYDIKKFVMIHLKDEKSSPQYQLQKYYPKIHNTLRDQQFKVMQECVVANIKRGVEKEIYRANLNIEFVSRIYFSGVTSIKDYRLFPEEQFPVRTLMDNYLEYHIRGIVTPKGRKVLNEIINSNHE; this comes from the coding sequence ATGAAAGAAAAAATTTTAGCCAAAGCAACCGACATGTTCTTGAATTTAGGATTCAAGAGCGTTACTATGGATGATCTTGCCAATGAAATGGGTATTTCTAAAAAGACCATTTATACTCACTACGCTAACAAAACTGCTCTGGTTCAAGAATGCACCGGCAATCTTTTTTGTGAAATATCTCAAGGCATAAACCAAATCTGTGCACTGCATAAAGACCCCATTGAAGAACTTTATGACATAAAGAAATTTGTGATGATTCATTTAAAAGATGAAAAATCGTCACCACAGTACCAATTGCAGAAATACTATCCAAAAATTCACAATACATTAAGAGACCAGCAATTTAAGGTAATGCAGGAATGTGTAGTGGCTAACATAAAAAGAGGTGTAGAAAAAGAAATCTATAGAGCAAATTTAAATATAGAATTCGTGTCCAGAATTTACTTTTCTGGTGTAACAAGCATTAAGGATTATCGTCTATTTCCTGAGGAACAGTTTCCTGTACGCACTTTAATGGATAATTATTTAGAATATCATATACGGGGTATTGTCACTCCAAAGGGAAGAAAAGTATTAAATGAAATTATCAACTCAAACCATGAATAA
- a CDS encoding TolC family protein, which yields MRTIYLTLLALLINVLGISQNPPEKTYSFTLDEAIAFALENNYSAINANRDVIDARKQKWETIADGLPQISGSVSYQNQLKQPVTVIPAEFFGGEPGTYADVIFSQSQSATATATLTQKIFDGSYIVGVQATKTFLSYSANNEEKTDQEVRKSVVEAYGNVLLAQESVAILEKNKAVLDKNLFETNKLYENGLGDEESVEQLQITLSSVESQLKNTIRLETITRQMLNLVMGIAIDAPTKLEEDLDNLVTTQIDFTLMETDFNLANNVDYRLAMNLTEQRYYEWKLARSKALPTLSTFINYGSSAYSNDFSFFKGDQEWFDSSILGVSLDIPLFSSGKRSASTARAKIAMEKAKTQLSEAEEQIRLQLAKAKSDYILSIEEYETAKQNLGLAERIENKNQIKYKEGIASSFDLRQAQTQLYDAQQGYLQSMVEVINKKTDLEVIINEPNSNLK from the coding sequence ATGAGGACTATATATTTGACTTTGCTAGCACTGCTAATAAACGTGCTCGGAATTTCTCAAAATCCACCGGAAAAAACATACAGTTTTACACTAGACGAGGCTATAGCTTTTGCTTTAGAAAATAACTATAGCGCAATTAACGCTAATCGCGACGTTATAGATGCCCGAAAACAGAAATGGGAAACCATTGCAGATGGGCTTCCACAAATTAGTGGTTCTGTGAGTTATCAGAACCAATTAAAGCAGCCTGTTACAGTAATACCCGCAGAATTTTTTGGAGGTGAGCCAGGAACATATGCAGATGTAATCTTTAGCCAATCTCAATCTGCAACTGCAACTGCAACGTTAACTCAAAAGATTTTTGACGGTTCTTATATCGTAGGTGTACAGGCTACCAAGACATTTTTAAGTTATAGTGCCAATAATGAAGAAAAAACGGATCAAGAGGTCAGAAAATCTGTTGTAGAGGCATATGGCAATGTATTGTTAGCACAAGAAAGTGTAGCAATTCTAGAAAAGAATAAAGCCGTCTTGGATAAAAATCTTTTTGAAACAAACAAGCTGTATGAAAATGGACTTGGTGATGAAGAAAGTGTTGAACAGTTACAAATTACTTTATCATCTGTTGAAAGCCAGTTGAAAAATACGATTCGACTAGAAACTATAACGCGTCAAATGCTAAACCTTGTTATGGGTATTGCCATTGATGCACCTACCAAATTAGAGGAAGATTTAGACAACCTTGTCACAACTCAAATTGACTTCACCCTAATGGAAACCGATTTTAATTTGGCCAACAATGTGGACTATAGATTGGCCATGAATCTAACGGAGCAACGTTACTACGAGTGGAAATTGGCAAGAAGTAAAGCGCTACCCACTTTGAGTACTTTCATTAACTACGGTTCCTCTGCTTATTCTAATGACTTTAGTTTCTTTAAAGGTGACCAAGAATGGTTTGACTCATCTATATTAGGTGTTAGTCTTGACATACCACTATTCAGTTCCGGAAAACGTTCTGCCAGTACAGCACGGGCTAAGATTGCAATGGAAAAAGCAAAAACACAGCTATCCGAAGCAGAAGAGCAAATACGTCTTCAACTGGCAAAAGCGAAAAGCGATTATATTCTTTCCATTGAAGAGTATGAGACAGCTAAGCAGAACCTTGGTTTGGCGGAGCGCATAGAAAACAAAAACCAAATTAAGTATAAAGAAGGTATTGCCAGTAGTTTTGATCTACGCCAGGCACAAACACAACTTTATGATGCCCAACAAGGATATCTTCAATCAATGGTAGAAGTCATTAATAAAAAGACCGATTTAGAGGTCATTATAAACGAACCCAATTCTAATCTTAAGTAA